One part of the Rutidosis leptorrhynchoides isolate AG116_Rl617_1_P2 chromosome 1, CSIRO_AGI_Rlap_v1, whole genome shotgun sequence genome encodes these proteins:
- the LOC139892199 gene encoding uncharacterized mitochondrial protein AtMg00810-like, which yields MVDEFQNFMQKRFKMSSLGAINFFLGLQVDQTEKGIFLHQSKYVADILSRFKMEDERIAKNPLSVNHGITLKNTGPKVNPTLYRAIIGSLMYLTASCPDILFATCLCARYQAQPNVNHMLAAKKIMRYLKGTLSLGLWYPRKDGFDLTAFSDSDYGGCKREISNQPREGVSF from the coding sequence ATGGTTGATGAGTTTCAGAACTTTATGCAAAAACGATTCAAGATGAGTTCACTAGGGGCcattaatttcttcttggggttgcaGGTTGATCAAACTGAAAAGGGCATCTTTCTACATCAATCAAAGTATGTAGCTGACATCTTGAGTCGATTCAAGATGGAAGATGAACGTATTGCCAAGAATCCTttatcggtgaatcacgggattacactGAAAAATACAGGACCGAAAGTCAATCCAACTCTGTATAGGGCTAttattggttctttaatgtatcttacAGCGTCTTGCCCAGATATCTTGTTCGCGACTTGTTTATGTGCTCGGTATCAGGCACAGCCGAATGTGAATCATATGTTAGCAGCAAAGAAGATCATGCGTTATCTAAAGGGAACTCTGAGTTTGGGCTTATGGTATCCTAGAAAAGATGGGTTCGATCTAACGGCATTTAGTGATTCTGATTATGGGGGTTGTAAGAGAGAGATTTCAAATCAACCTCGGGAGGGTGTCAGTTTCTAG